In the genome of Dermacentor silvarum isolate Dsil-2018 chromosome 1, BIME_Dsil_1.4, whole genome shotgun sequence, one region contains:
- the LOC119459103 gene encoding protein D2 isoform X2, translating into METNKVVPDVIDTVPENTIEVTYNDQKVNMGNVMTPTQVQSPPKVSYPTEADAFYTLCMTDPDAPSRQSPKYREWHHWLVVNIPGCNVSEGETLSQYVGSGPPKGTGLHRYVFVVYKQPGKLNCDEKRLTNRSGDHRGCFKIRDFAKKYQLGEPVAANFYQAEWDDYVPKLYEQLSGN; encoded by the exons ATGGAGACAAACAAAGTAGTTCCAGATGTGATCGACACGGTCCCGGAAAACACCATTGAG GTGACTTACAATGATCAGAAGGTCAACATGGGAAATGTTATGACGCCGACACAAGTCCAATCTCCTCCAAAGGTTTCGTACCCAACAGAAGCCGACGCTTTTTACACCCTCTGCATGACTG ACCCTGACGCACCGAGTAGGCAAAGTCCAAAGTACCGAGAGTGGCATCATTGGCTCGTGGTAAACATTCCTGGCTGCAATGTTTCTGAGGGAGAAACACTGTCGCAGTATGTTGGTTCTGGCCCTCCAAAAGGAACAG GTCTGCACCGGTATGTGTTCGTGGTTTACAAGCAGCCTGGAAAGCTCAACTGTGATGAAAAGCGCCTCACAAACCGCTCTGGTGATCACCGAGGTTGCTTCAAGATTCGCGATTTTGCCAAGAAGTATCAGCTGGGAGAGCCAGTTGCTGCCAACTTTTACCAGGCAGAATGGGATGACTATGTGCCTAAGCTGTATGAGCAGCTCAGTGGCAACTGA
- the LOC119459103 gene encoding protein D3 isoform X1, which translates to MIRTVCSRAIFEFAPVSASLTSSQRAASASGFSSFRRLLQQSSVCLQKSAGTSKMETNKVVPDVIDTVPENTIEVTYNDQKVNMGNVMTPTQVQSPPKVSYPTEADAFYTLCMTDPDAPSRQSPKYREWHHWLVVNIPGCNVSEGETLSQYVGSGPPKGTGLHRYVFVVYKQPGKLNCDEKRLTNRSGDHRGCFKIRDFAKKYQLGEPVAANFYQAEWDDYVPKLYEQLSGN; encoded by the exons ATGATCCGAACTGTGTGTTCGCGAGCAATCTTCGAGTTCGCGCCTGTCAGTGCTTCTTTGACCTCTTCCCAGAGAGCAGCATCTGCATCCGGGTTTTCATCGTTTCGCCGTTTGCTCCAGCAGAGCAG TGTGTGCCTCCAGAAGAGCGCCGGAACTTCAAAGATGGAGACAAACAAAGTAGTTCCAGATGTGATCGACACGGTCCCGGAAAACACCATTGAG GTGACTTACAATGATCAGAAGGTCAACATGGGAAATGTTATGACGCCGACACAAGTCCAATCTCCTCCAAAGGTTTCGTACCCAACAGAAGCCGACGCTTTTTACACCCTCTGCATGACTG ACCCTGACGCACCGAGTAGGCAAAGTCCAAAGTACCGAGAGTGGCATCATTGGCTCGTGGTAAACATTCCTGGCTGCAATGTTTCTGAGGGAGAAACACTGTCGCAGTATGTTGGTTCTGGCCCTCCAAAAGGAACAG GTCTGCACCGGTATGTGTTCGTGGTTTACAAGCAGCCTGGAAAGCTCAACTGTGATGAAAAGCGCCTCACAAACCGCTCTGGTGATCACCGAGGTTGCTTCAAGATTCGCGATTTTGCCAAGAAGTATCAGCTGGGAGAGCCAGTTGCTGCCAACTTTTACCAGGCAGAATGGGATGACTATGTGCCTAAGCTGTATGAGCAGCTCAGTGGCAACTGA